From a region of the Candida albicans SC5314 chromosome 1, complete sequence genome:
- a CDS encoding chromatin-binding protein (Ortholog(s) have chromatin binding activity), whose translation MSLQKISAFPDGNSFVHFNHSIGKLVIANSEGLMKILNTNDPESQPISIDILDNLTSLSSHEDKSIVLTTTEGKLELIDLSTNTSKGVLYRSELPLRDTVFINQGNRVLCGGDENKLVIVDLQTTGEEDSNNKVSTISLPDQVVNISYNTSGELSAISLSNGNVQIYSVVNEQPNLIYTINSVIPTKIHTSMDKVDYNDEHHDELFSTKTQWSTNGQLLLVPTIDNQIHVYDRQDWTKVVKEFNNDNVKIIDFNLSAQGNLAIMSLNSFKVYNFSSEKLINEDDFEFDEDGYPLNIIWKDNNLFVGSTVGETLHLRNVVKGKTDDVLNSLFISDAEEEEEEEEREVGRKKLGVEEDEGNDTDALLRDSDIEQDINVEDRIGQRKRNRRPYKLHEEDDLVIDEDDNENLGFDDRVVSNGYSTNGHKRYKSRSPSEAIPKISKIKPYSPGSTPFEHRGASADRRYLTMNNIGYTWVVQNKDTTDDATSGSGSGGNSITVSFFDRSLNTEYHFTDYHNFDLASMNQRGVLLGTSSTGHIYYRSHNEATNDSWDRKLPLLVSEYITSICITNNASATNTIIVGTNLGYLRFFNQFGVCINILKTLPVVTLIASATVNAKLFVINQVTTNVYSYSILDINQDYKYIQHNAPMPLKDHTPLIKGIFFNEFNDPCIVGGEDDTLLILHSWRESNNAKWIPILNCHKVLTEYGTNSNKKNWKCWPLGFIGDKLNCLILKNNSQYPGFPLPLPIELEVELPIKNKFEEDEAEENFLRSLTLGKLISDSLNDELPGEIEEDEVMERLNQYSMLFDKSLLKLFGESCKESKLGKAFSIARLIKTDKALLAASRIAERMEFLNLASKIGQLRESLVDIDGDSD comes from the coding sequence ATGTCACTTCAAAAGATATCTGCATTTCCAGATGGGAACTCTTTTGTTCATTTCAACCACTCCATTGGTAAATTGGTAATTGCCAACAGTGAAGGATTAATGAAAATCCTAAACACCAATGATCCTGAATCTCAACCAATATCGATTGATATTTTAGACAATTTGACATCGTTATCATCTCATGAAGATAAATCCATTGTGCTAACCACCACTGAAGGGAAATTAGAACTTATTGATTTATCCACTAACACATCTAAAGGTGTTTTATATAGATCAGAATTACCATTACGTGACACTGTATTTATTAATCAGGGAAACCGAGTATTATGTGGAGGAGATGAGAATAAATTggttattgttgatttacAAACCACTGGTGAAGAAGATAGTAACAATAAAGTTAGCACTATTTCATTACCTGATCAAGTAGTCAATATTTCTTATAACACATCAGGAGAATTATCAGCCATTAGTTTATCGAATGGTAATGTTCAAATCTATTCCGTGGTGAATGAACAaccaaatttgatttatacTATAAACAGTGTTATCCCCACCAAAATTCACACATCGATGGATAAAGTTGATTATAATGATGAACATCATGATGAATTATTCAGTACAAAAACTCAATGGTCCACTAATGGACAACTTTTATTGGTCCCCACTattgataatcaaattcatgTATATGATAGACAAGATTGGACTAAGGTTGTTAAAgaattcaataatgataatgtcaagataattgatttcaatttactGGCACAAGGTAATTTAGCCATAATGTCATTAAATTCATTCAAAGTGTACAATTTCAGTAGTGAAAAGTTAATCAATGAAGACGATTTTGagtttgatgaagatggaTATCCGttaaatattatttggaaagataataatttgtttgttggaAGTACTGTTGGGGAGACTTTGCATTTACGTAATGTTGTCAAGGGTAAAACTGACGATGTCTTGAACAGTTTATTTATCAGTGACGCtgaagaggaagaggaggaggaggaaaGGGAAgttggaagaaaaaaattgggcGTGGAAGAAGACGAAGGTAATGATACTGATGCATTGTTAAGGGACTCTGATATTGAACAAGATATTAACGTTGAAGATCGAATTGGTCAACGTAAGAGAAACCGCAGACCATATAAATTACACgaagaagatgatttgGTTatagatgaagatgataatgaaaacttGGGGTTTGATGATAGAGTGGTATCCAATGGATATAGCACTAATGGACACAAAAGGTATAAATCTCGTTCACCATCTGAGGCAATACCTAAAATatccaaaatcaaaccTTATTCACCAGGGTCTACTCCTTTTGAACACCGAGGCGCGTCTGCTGACAGAAGGTATTTGACAATGAATAATATTGGGTACACCTGGGTTGTTCAGAACAAAGACACTACAGATGATGCTACAAGTGGCAGTGGCAGTGGAGGTAATAGTATCActgtttcatttttcgACAGATCACTAAATACTGAATATCATTTCACCGATTATcataattttgatttggcATCAATGAACCAACGAGGAGTGTTATTAGGGACAAGTTCCACAGGACATATTTATTACCGATCTCATAATGAAGCAACTAATGATTCTTGGGATAGaaaattaccattattaGTAAGTGAATACATAACCAGCATTTGCATCACCAATAACGCCTCAGCAACCAACACGATTATAGTGGGTACCAATTTGGGATACTTGAGAttcttcaatcaatttggtGTATGCATCAATATACTCAAGACATTACCAGTAGTCACATTGATTGCATCAGCAACTGTCAATGCCAAATTATTTGTCATTAATCAAGTGACCACCAATGTTTATTCATACCTGATACTTGACATAAATCAAGATTACAAATACATCCAACACAATGCACCAATGCCATTGAAAGATCACACCCCGTTAATTAAGGGGATTTTTTTCAACGAATTTAATGATCCATGTATAGTTGGCGGAGAAGATGAtacattattgattttacaTTCCTGGAGAGAATCAAATAACGCCAAATGGATTCCTATTTTAAATTGTCATAAAGTTTTAACTGAATACGGGACTAAttcaaacaagaaaaattggaaatgtTGGCCATTAGGTTTTATTGGTGATAAGttaaattgtttgattttgaaaaataatagtCAGTATCCTGGTTTCCCATTACCATTGccaattgaattggaaGTGGAATTAccaatcaaaaataaatttgaagaagatgaagcAGAAGAGAATTTCTTACGTTCATTAACACTTGGTAAATTAATATCAGATTCTCTTAATGATGAATTGCCtggagaaattgaagaagatgaagtaATGGAAagattaaatcaatatagTATGTTGTTTGATAAATCgttattgaaattgtttggGGAATCTTGTAAAGAAAGTAAACTTGGTAAAGCATTTAGTATTGCTAGATTGATCAAAACTGACAAAGCATTATTGGCTGCTTCTAGAATAGCAGAGAGAATGGAATTTTTGAACCTTGCTTCCAAGATTGGTCAATTAAGAGAACTGTTGGTAGATATAGATGGGGATAGTGATTAA
- a CDS encoding uncharacterized protein (Ortholog(s) have protein channel activity and role in mitochondrial outer membrane translocase complex assembly, protein targeting to mitochondrion) has product MYGGPQPTEEQKKLQEQYAYDTLKFAGLVAGALWISPIIVNFIRKQL; this is encoded by the coding sequence ATGTACGGAGGTCCACAACCAACTgaagaacaaaagaaaCTTCAAGAACAATACGCTTATGATACATTAAAGTTTGCTGGTTTAGTTGCTGGTGCTTTATGGATTAGTCCTATCATTGttaatttcattagaaaacaattataa
- a CDS encoding peptide alpha-N-acetyltransferase complex B subunit (Ortholog(s) have peptide alpha-N-acetyltransferase activity, role in N-terminal peptidyl-methionine acetylation, mitochondrion inheritance, regulation of actin cytoskeleton organization and NatB complex, cytosol, nucleus localization): protein MTSIKPFQMEDLFELNPVNLDPLTENFNVSFYSQYLIEWPQLFYKSVETPNGQASGYMMAKTEGQLSKKEWHTHITAVTVSDQYRRIGLASKLCLELENLTQVKDTLFIDLFVKVTNTLGRILYEKLGYSVFRRVVGYYGREIQKDRNKIDDSVDAFDMRKSLPRDVNNETVRENGEKVYVLPNEIVF from the coding sequence ATGACATCAATAAAACCATTTCAAATGGAAGATCTATTCGAATTGAACCCCGTCAATTTAGATCCATTAACGGAAAACTTCAATGTATCATTCTATTCCCAATACTTGATTGAATGGCCACAATTGTTTTACAAATCTGTTGAAACCCCAAATGGCCAAGCTAGTGGATATATGATGGCAAAAACAGAAGGTCAATTATCGAAAAAAGAATGGCATACGCATATCACTGCGGTAACAGTTCTGGACCAATACCGTAGAATCGGATTAGCCTCAAAATTGTGTCttgaattagaaaatttGACTCAAGTCAAAGATACATTATTCATTGATCTATTTGTCAAGGTTACCAATACTTTAGGAAGAATATTGTATGAAAAACTCGGGTATAGTGTTTTCAGAAGAGTAGTGGGGTATTATGGTCGAGAAATACAAAAGGATCGAAATAAGATTGATGACTCGGTGGATGCATTTGACATGAGGAAACTGTTGCCTCGAGATGTGAATAATGAGACGGTAAGAGAAAATGGAGAGAAAGTGTACGTTCTACCGAATGAAATAGTTTTTtag